gtgtacatgcaaccctaataaccttggatctatgtttgtctaattatcatgaaaagttgaattccaaggttatattcttaTCTAACATAcacggggaacaatttttaacttgaatgaaagatagaataacttaccttgttgttgcttacgttccttgaaaccttgtgagcctagcaccccaagtgtgatgcctcaaatgcttcacacaacaccaaatgctcttggaaagacttttgagagaacacccacttcttaaaatcggcctagccctcttgtttcatatgtgtagccgattttggtggagaatgagattcttatatagtgttgacacatctagggttacaccatgtaaaccctaatgtgtcatgacttttcatttccatgacccatgggtttgtaactcccatggagcatcctatgggtggaacccaacttgataatccatggagcctcttagcccactatacaaggtatggatgatttacataatcaacccatatatttaattagttatcttttgatcacttaattaattctaaattaattcttgatcaaactaattaaataatattattaatatattagaacttataatatattaataatctccaagtgttatttctctcatttagtctatccaattgcatggtgccatgcaacccaaatggaccatgccgggtcgggtcaagtacttaccagaaatagttatggacttagacacattatccaacagatggacccaaacatctccagcaACTGAGCCCGGAACAgtgtagcaacctcatcatgcaggatctcccgaatcctggcatccaactcatctggCCTCATCTGACCAATAGTCTTGGGAACTGCTGGTCTACCCTGACTGCCATCTCTTGATCCCGatccggatccagtcacaaaTCGCCTCGTCACCACCATGATGAAAATATACCAGGAACATATCAGACATTCCATATAATAATCAGGGAATCAACTCCCAACAagtcctaggggttgtgacttccttgctacgcgtatgggtcatgtgctttcagcagtacggacccatactaccttccacacctacccatatttgtctcaagtatcatcagaacgccttaacaatatacataagcataggcgagcgctcaatcctcactcctagaggaaggctaaatatctcataattgGCTGACTGACCCCgcacaactcatccatgaaacttccaccgaccctgcaacactcgtgtatgctagccatgcATAACACTGGACCCTGTAGACATTCGAATACCTAAGCCTACCCTAATCCCTTCACCAAACAAGGATAGgtaataaggccaaaccaaacattctcaggatatacgatcttagttatgtacaactatgatacatacactaaacaactacaataatgatgtcaatttcatataaggaaatccctaggctatcagacatcatataatcagaaaattctaccatgcaattcctgaagatctctagcctatcactagcatgttgttctaacatatcacaatatcaaatattcgtatggtattttggggtctacttattggctctgactgatcgtacactctgcatcctcctttagtattttgaaaaccatttgaaaatcattttgaattttttttccgtagtttgagactggatttacacaagtgttcctccaattcactcaaaccaaggctctaataccaacttgtaacatccataaaatttatgaaaatttaaaactttttcaagcatccacaaatcattatttattacaaaatattttcaaaatagtttcatatcagagtatccgagaaatcaaaatcataaaatgtgggGAGGTGCACGATTAAACctttgccttcccgtgatcatctgaagtacctgaaacaaaatccaaaactgtaagcccgaagcttagtgagtttccctaaaataccaacgccatacaaaccagaacaatatcataacaaacaacatgcgtATAAAGTCTGCAGTATGAATGAccgccctcaccgggccttcaatccatctggcccactctcagaacctttagCATGTCCGGTCTGCcctaccgggccttcagcctatctggaccattctcctggccttcggcctgactggtacgccccattggaccttcagtctatccgggccgccATGGGTATGTTGGCAtacatcacaaagcaggaccgcctcaacccacccccaaGCATACAATCAACACATAGACAACAAATGTTAGCATGTACAAATAGTCAGACTGATCTAACAGATTACTactcataacatcatcctatataccaggataccgacctaacaagtcactaaacataacatcatcttatataccatgatacagatctaacaggtcactaaacataTCATCATGtgataaccaggataacaatccaaaagggtcgacattggtgccttcgaccatgTTAGTATAGTGGGGAAAATTCACCTCTCAAGTAGTGTTGAATCAAGAAGATCAAACCCCAACTCTTAGCTCCAAACTCAACTTCGTGTAACCACCATATGACTGATTCCATTAGAATCCCAAATTATCAAAATACCCgcagaagtcaaacttggtcaaccatggtcaaagttaaagtcatcggtcaaggtcaacagtccatgttgacccaactcgttgagtcccttcataACTCAGAAACCGTGAAAAAtcgagccaactcgccgagttgccaaacaactcgtcgagttcatgtagtGTCCAGAAAGATCGGAAAAACCttaaccaactcgttgagttcacttAGAATCTAGAAAACGGGAAAACCCGTATCCAACTAGTCCAATTTTTCCTGTCTTAACGTGTTTAGCCCTTTCCAGTCGACTCCAAGGCCCTAAACTGCAAATCTAGCCTCTTAGGACtaagataccacgtaaagttgctaactttacgtgcatgcaaggcctcaaaGGGATTAAACCACTAAACCTAAGCTTAAtaagaggtttagggcatggaggAGGGCCAAGACTAGATAAAGTGGGCAACTTTATGTTCATGGTGGCCTAGaggtgtccagatctgaaaccACATCCTCTAGACAAGCTTAAATCCGAGAATGACtccattttgcaccaaaaatgACCATATACTTCCATAAGAGGAGATCTAAGAAATGGAAAGCCAAGGTaaagactttttacctccaaatggttgCTAACACagagtagatgtcggatctactgcTTCTCCCTTTGCTCCAACCTCTTCAAActtcaaaacccttccaaaagagCTCAAAAATGACCTTCTAAGCTCACACACACAAGGAAGTAGTAAAGCACGACTAGGGTTTCTTTCTCTGGATAATGAGGTGATAAGGGAGGCCAAAGAATGCGGGTTAAGTcttttaaataggatgcaaaccttaaaaattagggttttcacattcagctccaactcgtcgagttgagggcctccaactcatcgagtaggtcttaTAAAACGAACAAAAGTCCTTAAAATTTCGTACATGGAGTCGGGATCTTAGaataaactaaaaacaaaaaaatatattacattcattatacatttttcaaaaaatatattacattcATTATCTTAATCTTTCATTTCACACTTCTACCATGTGTCGTTGAACCAACGAAGGTACACTTTCTTTTAactcctctttctctctctctctctctctctctctctctctctctatagggTTTCTTTGTGTCGCTAGGGTTTACAGTTCACCGGCAAGAAAAAAAAATGGAGCTATCGAAGAAGAGAAAGACGGAAGAGAACGGCGTTCTGTACACAACGGCCGGCCCCAACGATGTCGTTGCTCCGCCGCTGTCCCTCTCTTCTTGCAGTCTCAGTCCCCAAGATGCACGCAAGATCCTCGAACCCTTCACCAAAGAACAGCTTCTTGACGTCTTACAAACTGTCGTCGTACGCGATGTTGCTGTTTTAGATGCCGTCCGCTCCATCGCAGACTCTGACCCCACCCAACGTAAACTCTTCATCCGTGGCATCGGTTGGGAAACCACCAGTGAAAAGCTCCGATCGATCTTTTCGAGTTTCGGAGAACTCGAAGAGGCTATTGTGATAACCGATAAAAACACAGGCAAATCGAAAGGTTATGGATTTGTTACATTTAAGCATATAGACGGTACAATTTTGGCTTTAAAGGAACCTAGCAAGAAGATCGATGGTCGTATTACGGTAGCGCAATTAGCAGCGGCTAAAGATTCGAATAATGTTGATGTGTCTACGAGGAAGATTTACGTCGGCAATGTTCCTTTTGAACTTTCGTCGGAGAGATTGTTGAGTCACTTTTCATCGTATGGTGAGATTGAAGAAGGGCCGTTAGGGTTTGATAAACAGTCCGGGAAACAAAAGGGGTTTGCGTTTTTTGTGTATAAGACGGAGGAAGGCGCCAGGAATTCAATCGTTGATCCGATGAAGAACATCGATGGACACCAAGTTAACTGTAAAATGGCCACCGATGGGAAGAAGGGGAAAGGAGGTGGGCCTCAGGGACCAACTGGAATGCCTGATTCTGCTCCTCCATCTGGTTCGATGCCAGGGTCCATGAATACTGGCTATGGTATGCCGGGTAAGGTTATTTTTCTTGTTAAAGTTATCTTCCTCTACTAATCTATCAAGCTCATGAAGTCATGATTGTCTTTTAATGGTGGATTACAGGTGGGTTAACATCATATGGTGGATATTCGAGTGGGCGTCCTCTTCCTCATCAAAATCCACAGATGAACTCTTCATTGCCTTCAACAGTTGGTGGTAGTCATGGTTATGGTAATCAGGGCCCACCTTCCtatggtggtggtagtggcggcggctacggtggtggtggtggttatggtagCGGTGGATACAGCAGTGGCTCACATTATGGAGGTGGTGCTGCCTCCGGGGATTACCCTGGGTATAACAATTATGGGTCGTCTAGA
The genomic region above belongs to Lactuca sativa cultivar Salinas chromosome 4, Lsat_Salinas_v11, whole genome shotgun sequence and contains:
- the LOC111884858 gene encoding UBP1-associated protein 2C, which translates into the protein MELSKKRKTEENGVLYTTAGPNDVVAPPLSLSSCSLSPQDARKILEPFTKEQLLDVLQTVVVRDVAVLDAVRSIADSDPTQRKLFIRGIGWETTSEKLRSIFSSFGELEEAIVITDKNTGKSKGYGFVTFKHIDGTILALKEPSKKIDGRITVAQLAAAKDSNNVDVSTRKIYVGNVPFELSSERLLSHFSSYGEIEEGPLGFDKQSGKQKGFAFFVYKTEEGARNSIVDPMKNIDGHQVNCKMATDGKKGKGGGPQGPTGMPDSAPPSGSMPGSMNTGYGMPGGLTSYGGYSSGRPLPHQNPQMNSSLPSTVGGSHGYGNQGPPSYGGGSGGGYGGGGGYGSGGYSSGSHYGGGAASGDYPGYNNYGSSRIPPSSGGGYGGGDGGNYGGGGYSSGSQMPPAGPRGPPSQMYQGGPPYY